The genomic stretch ttccttaaagaagaatgtctataattAAACAATTCCTTAGTACTTCTGGGTTGTCTTCTGCCTCCATTATAATCTGGTATATGATATCTCTCTCCTTTAAATGGTGTCAAGTATCCATTCTTACTCGCATATCCTGAGTCTACAACGTAATACTTCCCTACAATATGATAAAGCAAGACATTAAAAGCATACACAATAATCATTTGCATACATGATAATTTGGGAATTGATATACCttggggaggatgaggaaatcGTAAAGTAGGATCCTCTAGGGCTCTATTGAATAcacgacaatcatttgcactgcCTTCCCAACCCGCatatacaaaagtgaatttcatgtcaaacgagcaggcacacatcacattttgggtTGTTATCCCCTTCCGTCCTCGATATGGGATCTGTTTTCCCTTGGGAACTATAGCCGTAACATGTGTACCATCTAtggcaccaatgcaatcctaattaaaataaaacaaaaaaccaaccaaaagcactattatgtgaaacaaaaaatgatcataagttaaaaaatgatgtaaacttattagaaagaaaattgccaatttaccttaaaatatggccacCATTTGTTGTTTGCAATTATTTCCATAGGAATCTCATCAAACGATGGGGCTTTGATATACTCCTTAGAAAGCTTAAGCACCCCTTGCAATACTTTG from Macadamia integrifolia cultivar HAES 741 chromosome 14, SCU_Mint_v3, whole genome shotgun sequence encodes the following:
- the LOC122061692 gene encoding uncharacterized protein LOC122061692, with the protein product MRHRGWLQDSRKIRVDEQLAMFMFRITGVGPTNRAVEERFQHSGQTVSYYFGKVLQGVLKLSKEYIKAPSFDEIPMEIIANNKWWPYFKDCIGAIDGTHVTAIVPKGKQIPYRGRKGITTQNVMCACSFDMKFTFVYAGWEGSANDCRVFNRALEDPTLRFPHPPQGKYYVVDSGYASKNGYLTPFKGERYHIPDYNGGRRQPRITKVIL